One Oncorhynchus clarkii lewisi isolate Uvic-CL-2024 chromosome 32, UVic_Ocla_1.0, whole genome shotgun sequence DNA window includes the following coding sequences:
- the LOC139392276 gene encoding cell division cycle-associated 7-like protein: MLLSTKTPRALAAIFESPSDDEDFLGFAVPVLSDSESDSLASEDSGKPAMSFRSKFVTSELVSLFSHSDNEGEEFEGFSEEEEEKRGSRSRTKAMCIAEESDEDTGFYSEGEEPDTHKRKSLCVAFRFPTKRLSAQKGEAPINAAPPERRTNERLHLKRGLSQESSGRETPGQKPPPKKEAVGKEKMEVESRVLNKRAKNIQENKAMLAKLFADLTNMSEVTSSPTKKRRVSEKPPPRRRGVCEGSERRNPSRAARPPEKFGVEESGTSPSRHHRSVRTIDVGKLLEVDELGRSGKKRRASSGRKRRITHVRSVDEITEEELDNVAQRAKDKILDKDHGSTCHQCRQKTLDTKTVCRSGVCIGGKGQFCGPCLRNRYGEDVHTALLDPDWECPLCRGICNCSLCRRREGRCATGQLVHLAQHKGHSNVQDYLESIQKDLRA, from the exons ACCCCCAGGGCCCTGGCGGCCATCTTTGAGAGTCCCAGTGACGACGAGGACTTCCTGGGTTTCGCCGTGCCAGTGCTGAGTGACAGCGAGTCAGACAGCCTAGCCTCCGAGGACTCTGGGAAGCCG gccATGTCTTTCAGGTCAAAGTTTGTGACTTCGGAGTTGGTTAGTCTGTTTAGCCATTCCGACAATGAGGGGGAGGAGTTTGAGGGCttcagtgaggaagaggaggagaagaggggttcCAGAAGCAGGACGAAGGCTATG TGCATAGCGGAGGAGAGTGATGAGGACACAGGGTTCTACTCTGAGGGGGAGGAGCCAGACACACACAAGAGGAAGAGTCTCTGTGTTGCCTTCag GTTTCCCACAAAAAGACTCTCTGCCCAGAAAGGGGAGGCGCCAATCAACGCCGCCCCTCCGGAGAGGAGAACCAATGAGAGGCTGCATCTAAAAAGGGGTTTGTCTCAGGAGTCCAGTGGGAGGGAGACACCGGGTCAGAAACCGCCCCCCAAAAAAGAGGCGGTAGGAAAAGAGAAGATGGAGGTCGAGTCTCGGGTTCTGAATAAACGAGCCAAGAACATCCAGGAGAACAAAGCCATG TTGGCCAAGCTGTTTGCTGACCTGACCAACATGTCTGAAGTCACCTCGTCTCCTACC AAGAAGAGGCGTGTGAGTGAGAAGCCGCCCCCTCGTAGACGAGGTGTGTGTGAGGGCAGCGAGAGGAGGAACCCATCGCGTGCGGCCAGACCGCCAGAGAAGTTTGGGGTGGAGGAGAGCGGTACCTCCCCTTCACGACACCACAGATCCGTGAGAACTATCGACGTTGGGAAACTACTGGAG GTAGACGAGCTGGGTAGAAGCGGGAAGAAGAGGAGGGCGAGCagcgggaggaagaggagaattaCCCATGTGAGATCAGTGGATGAAATCACAGAGGAAGAGCTGGACAACGTGGCGCAACGCGCCAAAGACAAGATACTGGACAAGGACcac gGCAGCACGTGTCACCAGTGCAGACAGAAAACTCTGGACACCAAGACGGTCTGTCGTAGTGGAGTGTGTATAGGGGGCAAAGGTCAGTTCTGTGGGCCCTGTCTGAGGAACCGCTACGGAGAGGACGTACACACGGCTCTACTAGACccg gaCTGGGAGTGTCCTCTGTGTAGAGGTATCTGTAACTGCAGTCTGTGTCGAAGGAGAGAAGGACGCTGTGCTACAGGACAACTGGTCCATTTGGCTCAACACAAGGGCCACAGCAACGTCCAAGATTACCTGgagag cATCCAGAAAGATCTTAGAGCCTAG